The Triticum aestivum cultivar Chinese Spring chromosome 7B, IWGSC CS RefSeq v2.1, whole genome shotgun sequence genome window below encodes:
- the LOC123162236 gene encoding uncharacterized protein: protein MSSTVSTRPSSPKLGERDDVNGLESWDDPIPRRSQWTVQDLCDAFVAASKHQLSLIPQPPPREERARLRQERERSFLLNVALRKYATQNNVQHSELQLVEVKARNYVFECPRSYLHYNILVRCPDGTHTMFFAEVDPERAGEEDVHLCTPLQDTDNNGSCFSCKHRARGLMHPTGAGYLGGHMETNFLDFELPDSSDDEYI from the exons ATGTCGTCGACGGTCTCGACGCGACCGTCTTCACCGAAACTCGGCGAGCGCGACGACGTCAACGGGCTGGAGAGCTGGGACGATCCTATTCCCAGACGGTCGCAGTGGACCGTCCAGGACCTCTGCGATGCGTTCGTCGCCGCCTCCAAGCACCAGCTCAGCCTAATCCCCCAGCCGCCGCCCCGCGAGGAGCGCGCCCGGCTGAGGCAGGAGCGCGAGCGCAGCTTCCTGCTCAACGTCGCGCTCCGCAAGTACGCCACACAAAACAACGTACAG CATAGCGAGTTACAACTCGTGGAAGTGAAAGCTAGGAACTATGTCTTTGAATGCCCAAGATCCTACTTGCACTACAACATTCTGGTGAGATGCCCAGATGGCACGCACACCATGTTCTTCGCCGAGGTGGACCCTGAACGCGCTGGAGAGGAGGATGTTCATCTCTGCACCCCTCTGCAAGACACCGACAACAATGGCTCCTGTTTCAGTTGCAAACACCGAGCCAGGGGCCTTATGCATCCCACCGGCGCTGGCTACTTGGGCGGGCACATGGAAACCAATTTCCTTGACTTTGAGCTTCCAGATAGCAGTGATGATGAATATATCTGA